Proteins encoded within one genomic window of Ursus arctos isolate Adak ecotype North America unplaced genomic scaffold, UrsArc2.0 scaffold_9, whole genome shotgun sequence:
- the OTOP1 gene encoding proton channel OTOP1, whose product MPEGQGAPASPQAARSAPGRGSSGPAGSPESAGRRRGAVRASVPQKLAEALSSQYGLIVFVAGLLLLLAWAVHASGVGKSALLCFLTALMLLQLLWMLWYVVRSSAHRRLIRPKDTHAGARWLRGSITLFAAITIILGCLKIGYFVGFSECLSATEGVFPVTHAVHTLLQVYFLWGHAKDVIQSFKTLERFGVIHSVFTNLLLWTNGVLNESKHQLNEHKERLITLGFGNITIVLDDHAPPCNCSPPAFCSAISQGVYYLYPFNIEYQILASTMLYVLWKNIGRRVDSQPHRNVRFTLPGVMAGSVPGLTVLAATIGVVVVYLIQTGRSKTESESALIMFYLYAIALLMLMAAAGLLGIRIYRVDEKSLDESRNPARKLDADLLVGTASGSWLISWGSILAILCAEARPPYTWFNLPYSVLVIAEKYIQNLFIIESIHREPEKLSEDIRTLRVVTVCNGGAISLASSRLESGAVAADVASLGGEAPRVANGNMHLRGGCGREEEEEGSREGTPGPACHPRFLQGDAKRRVLRNIAAFLFLCNISLWIPPAFGCRPEYDNGLEEIVFGFEPWIIVVNLAMPFSIFYRMHAAASLFEVYCKI is encoded by the exons ATGCCCGAGGGCCAGGGGGCGCCCGCCTCTCCCCAGGCGGCTCGCAGCGCCCCGGGCAGGGGGTCGTCGGGTCCGGCGGGGTCCCCGGAGTCCGCGGGCCGTCGGCGGGGCGCCGTCCGCGCCAGCGTGCCGCAGAAGCTGGCGGAGGCGCTGAGCAGCCAGTACGGGCTGATCGTGTTCGTGGCggggctgctgctcctgctggccTGGGCCGTGCACGCCTCGGGCGTGGGCAAGAGCGCCCTGCTCTGCTTCCTCACGGCGCTCatgctgctgcagctgctctggATGCTGTGGTACGTGGTCCGCAGCTCCGCGCACCGCCGCCTCATCCGCCCCAAGGACACGCACGCCGGCGCGCGCTGGCTCCGCG GTAGTATCACATTGTTTGCGGCCATTACCATCATTCTGGGATGCCTTAAAATTGGGTACTTCGTTGGATTTTCCGAATGCTTATCAGCCACCGAAGGAGTGTTCCCTGTCACACATGCAGTTCATACTCTGTTGCAG GTGTATTTTCTTTGGGGGCACGCAAAGGATGTCATCCAGTCTTTCAAAACACTGGAAAG GTTTGGGGTGATCCACTCGGTGTTCACCAATCTGCTGCTGTGGACCAACGGCGTCCTGAATGAATCAAAGCACCAACTTAACGAGCACAAGGAGCGGCTTATCACGCTGGGCTTCGGGAACATCACAATAG TCCTAGACGACCACGCGCCTCCGTGTAACTGCTCGCCCCCGGCCTTCTGCTCCGCCATCTCCCAGGGGGTCTACTACCTGTACCCCTTCAACATAGAGTACCAGATCCTGGCCTCCACCATGCTCTACGTGCTGTGGAAGAACATCGGACGCAGAGTGGACAGTCAGCCGCACCGCAACGTGCGGTTCACGCTTCCCGGGGTCATGGCGGGCTCGGTCCCGGGCCTGACCGTGCTGGCCGCCACGATCGGGGTCGTCGTGGTGTACCTGATTCAGACCGGGCGCTCCAAAACCGAGAGCGAGTCGGCCCTCATCATGTTCTATCTGTACGCCATCGCCTTGCTGATGCTCATGGCGGCCGCGGGGCTGCTTGGAATCCGGATTTACAGGGTAGACGAGAAATCGCTAGACGAGTCCAGAAACCCGGCCCGCAAGCTGGACGCGGACCTGTTGGTGGGCACCGCCTCCGGCTCCTGGCTCATCTCCTGGGGCTCCATCTTGGCCATCCTCTGTGCCGAAGCCCGCCCTCCCTACACGTGGTTCAACCTGCCCTACTCCGTCCTGGTGATTGCCGAGAAGTACATCCAGAACCTCTTCATCATCGAGTCCATTCACCGGGAGCCGGAGAAGCTCTCTGAGGACATCAGAACCCTGCGGGTGGTCACGGTCTGCAACGGCGGTGCCATATCCCTCGCCTCGTCTCGCCTCGAGAGTGGAGCCGTGGCCGCGGACGTGGCTTCCCTGGGCGGTGAGGCACCACGTGTGGCCAACGGAAATATGCATCTGAGAGGAGGCTGTGGccgagaggaggaggaggaggggagccgGGAAGGGACCCCGGGCCCAGCCTGCCACCCCCGTTTCCTGCAGGGCGATGCCAAGAGAAGAGTGTTGAGGAATATCGCAGCCTTTTTGTTCCTCTGCAATATCTCG CTCTGGATCCCTCCTGCCTTTGGCTGCCGCCCCGAGTACGACAACGGATTGGAGGAGATTGTCTTTGGCTTTGAACCCTGGATAATTGTGGTCAACCTGGCCAtgcctttttctattttctaccgAATGCACGCAGCTGCCTCTCTCTTTGAGGTCTATTGTAAGATATAG